One genomic region from Entelurus aequoreus isolate RoL-2023_Sb linkage group LG14, RoL_Eaeq_v1.1, whole genome shotgun sequence encodes:
- the LOC133664694 gene encoding uncharacterized protein LOC133664694 has translation MYSRMRSKTSCLLSSKGNFWRHSKWKLQQSCLISTPCQMTWYIKSLQAEVCLCSPVHCLAPLHLHYLAFRPCQALHQLQHLLRSTSATAADVERTLTLPTSPRLILLDGELTLRIIQLLMAYFDERKDALILLADMSATAADVERTLTLPTSPRLILLVAGDKVTIKRWMISMEGDVICEGVQPSFISGLAALLATYYVFNLEYQEEGAWTLEFVQRDRSTSLTLGYREGR, from the exons ATGTACAGCAGGATGAGATCAAAGACCTCTTGCCTGTTATCCAGCAAAGGAAACTTCTGGAGGCATTCAAAATGG AAACTACAACAGTCGTGCTTGATCTCCACCCCTTGCCAGATGACTTGGTACATCAAAAGTCTGCAGGCGGAAGTCTGTCTTTGTTCTCCAGTCCATTGCCTTGCTCCTCTTCATCTTCACTACCTGGCTTTTCGCCCTTGTCAAGCTCTTCACCAGCTTCAGCacctcctgagatcg ACGTCTGCCACTGCAGCCGATGTGGAGCGGACACTGACCCTCCCGACCAGTCCACGACTGATACTGCTGG ATGGGGAGTTGACTCTTCGTATCATCCAGCTGTTGATGGCCTATTTTGATGAAAGAAAAGATGCACTGATACTCCTTGCAGAT ATGTCTGCCACTGCAGCCGATGTGGAGCGGACACTGACCCTCCCGACCAGTCCACGACTGATACTGCTGG ttgctggtgacaaagtcacaataaaacgttggatgatcagcatggaaggtgatgtcatctgcgaaggcgtccaacctagcttcatctcagggcttgctgcccttcttgccacctactatgtgttcaacttggaataccaagaggaaggtgcttggacattggaatttgttcaaag ggaccgaagcaccagtttgactctaggatacagagaaggtaggtaa